Proteins encoded together in one Quercus lobata isolate SW786 chromosome 3, ValleyOak3.0 Primary Assembly, whole genome shotgun sequence window:
- the LOC115981467 gene encoding pentatricopeptide repeat-containing protein At1g61870, mitochondrial-like, with the protein MASLSKSRRLFIHLNRNVDVPKPLFYSTTPTPPFPSFRAAKAAIISESNPDKLAEILQKSIHFPTFQRHRPIYHLSIRKLARANRPDLIHSVLQSHPTPNSEGFFIRLIMLYSSAAMLDHAINTLELIKSSSQLSEKSLCAILTAHLNNRLFDQVRDLFQTLPLKLNVTPGIASNNLVLKSFVEQNNDVVAALNWVEIMEKDNKVLPNIDSYNVLLKGYLKNNDLVGFDGVVKEVLNKGLDFNLASYNYRISRLCKSKECARAKKLLDDMVSKGVKPNSVSYDTIIDGFCRVGDLESAKKVLESMLRDGYVSPCSFPYYALIRNAVKEGEFDLALEMCKETIRRRWIPPFEAMKGLVNGLVKMSRGEEAKEIVEKMKKRLKGPAVDSWGKIEAALPL; encoded by the coding sequence ATGGCCAGTTTGAGCAAAAGCCGTCGACTCTTCATCCACCTCAACCGCAATGTGGACGTACCAAAACCCCTCTTCTACTCCACCACCCCAACCCCACCCTTCCCTTCATTCCGAGCTGCCAAAGCCGCCATTATCTCCGAATCAAACCCAGACAAACTCGCCGAAATCCTCCAAAAATCCATCCACTTCCCCACCTTTCAACGCCACCGGCCTATCTACCACCTCTCCATCCGAAAACTCGCTCGAGCGAATCGCCCTGACCTCATTCACAGCGTCCTCCAATCCCACCCAACACCCAACTCCGAAGGCTTCTTCATCCGCCTCATCATGCTCTACTCTAGCGCCGCCATGCTCGATCACGCAATCAACACCCTCGAACTCATCAAATCTTCTTCTCAACTTTCCGAGAAATCCCTTTGTGCCATCCTCACCGCTCACCTCAACAATCGCCTCTTCGATCAGGTTCGTGATCTCTTTCAAACTCTGCCTTTGAAACTCAATGTCACTCCTGGTATTGCGTCTAATAATTTGGTCTTGAAATCTTTTGTTGAGCAAAATAATGATGTTGTGGCTGCGCTTAATTGGGTTGAGATAATGGAGAAAGATAATAAGGTTTTGCCCAATATTGATTCTTATAATGTCTTGTTAAAGGGTTATTTGAAGAATAATGATTTGGTTGGGTTTGATGGGGTTGTGAAGGAGGTTTTAAATAAAGGGTTGGACTTCAATTTGGCTAGTTATAATTATAGGATTTCGAGACTCTGTAAGAGCAAAGAGTGTGCTCGAGCTAAGAAGTTGTTGGACGATATGGTTTCCAAAGGCGTGAAGCCAAATTCTGTTAGTTATGATACTATCATTGATGGGTTTTGTAGGGTAGGGGATTTGGAATCGGCCAAGAAGGTTTTGGAGAGTATGTTGAGGGATGGTTATGTTTCACCGTGTTCGTTTCCTTATTATGCTTTGATACGAAATGCCGTTAAGGAGGGAGAGTTTGATTTGGCTTTGGAAATGTGTAAAGAGACTATAAGAAGGAGGTGGATTCCGCCCTTTGAGGCAATGAAGGGTCTGGTTAACGGGTTGGTGAAAATGTCAAGAGGGGAGGAAGCAAAAGAGATTGttgagaagatgaagaaaaggcTTAAGGGGCCTGCTGTGGATTCCTGGGGGAAAATTGAAGCTGCTCTTCCTTTGTAG